From the genome of Vibrio porteresiae DSM 19223, one region includes:
- a CDS encoding Fe3+-citrate ABC transporter substrate-binding protein: protein MKKSNLETNTGHRFISKAKTAYKIHIHTPEDTVLHRSVGYIRIGEKRGLQKAIRMRNELGSEMWGKHWRRILKDPYLMTRLPHSLEPKIIYKPRPTLENPDCRDACYIAAWRHYDDKGRCTFKSVVCSINKHGKLAAYSKTKKALLEAHKEYLDILIYMGRLNSIDLK, encoded by the coding sequence ATGAAGAAGAGTAATTTGGAAACCAATACCGGTCATCGATTCATTTCGAAAGCCAAAACCGCGTATAAAATCCACATTCATACCCCAGAAGATACCGTTCTGCACCGTTCTGTTGGTTACATTCGTATTGGTGAAAAGCGCGGATTACAGAAAGCCATTCGCATGCGCAATGAGCTGGGGTCTGAAATGTGGGGCAAACACTGGCGACGTATTCTGAAAGATCCTTATCTCATGACTCGTCTACCCCATAGCTTAGAACCCAAAATCATCTATAAACCTAGACCGACCCTAGAAAATCCCGATTGCCGAGATGCCTGCTACATAGCCGCATGGCGTCACTACGACGACAAAGGTCGATGTACCTTTAAAAGTGTGGTGTGTTCCATCAACAAACATGGCAAGTTAGCCGCGTACAGTAAAACCAAAAAAGCCTTACTGGAGGCGCATAAAGAGTATTTAGATATTCTGATTTACATGGGGCGCTTAAACAGTATCGATTTGAAATAG
- a CDS encoding DHH family phosphoesterase, giving the protein MEKKSPAEQFITFLERLPKQQRVIIQPHDFPDHDAISSAFALQYLLKTLGYDAKITFNGYIDRISLRNMMDWLEIDAQHITHLPLTPNDKIIVIDGCIGEKNVTDMPGLEVAVIDHHQVSAPDHVWFADVRPHVGATATIMVEYFQALNIEMTGNIATALLVGMMFDTNQFSRGMVLEDMRAMLALRNKADLSLANKIYRNQLEYRDLKDFNTLIDSLNKTRNIASCFLPNCPKNMLGVLGDFLLTIDEIDITLLACEENGRIYLSMRSECANTNVGQVLKQFLNQQQIGFGGGHRYMAGGVINDPSAMRNIDHLLEQLTDQL; this is encoded by the coding sequence ATGGAAAAAAAGTCCCCCGCAGAACAATTTATTACGTTTTTAGAGCGATTACCGAAACAACAACGGGTTATTATTCAACCGCATGATTTCCCAGATCATGATGCCATTTCATCAGCATTTGCTTTGCAATATCTCTTAAAAACATTAGGTTACGATGCCAAGATCACCTTCAATGGCTACATCGATCGAATCTCACTGCGTAACATGATGGATTGGCTGGAGATCGATGCTCAGCACATCACTCATCTTCCGCTCACTCCGAACGATAAAATCATCGTCATTGATGGTTGTATTGGCGAAAAGAACGTCACCGATATGCCCGGATTAGAAGTCGCGGTGATCGACCATCATCAAGTCAGTGCACCAGATCACGTCTGGTTTGCCGATGTTCGCCCTCATGTTGGCGCAACAGCGACCATCATGGTGGAATACTTTCAAGCGTTGAATATCGAAATGACCGGCAATATTGCTACCGCCTTACTGGTGGGGATGATGTTTGATACCAACCAGTTCTCTCGCGGCATGGTATTAGAAGATATGCGAGCTATGTTAGCGCTACGCAACAAAGCTGATCTCTCCTTAGCCAATAAGATCTATCGCAACCAATTGGAATACCGCGATTTAAAAGACTTCAATACATTGATTGATTCACTAAACAAAACACGCAATATCGCCAGTTGCTTTTTGCCTAATTGCCCGAAAAACATGTTGGGCGTACTGGGGGATTTTCTCCTGACCATCGATGAAATCGACATAACGCTATTAGCCTGTGAAGAAAATGGCAGAATCTATCTCTCAATGCGTTCAGAGTGTGCCAACACTAATGTGGGGCAAGTGCTAAAGCAATTCCTTAATCAGCAACAAATCGGCTTTGGCGGTGGTCATCGCTATATGGCCGGCGGTGTAATCAATGATCCAAGCGCGATGCGAAACATTGACCATCTTCTTGAGCAATTAACTGATCAGCTTTAA
- a CDS encoding LacI family DNA-binding transcriptional regulator, which yields MPTKAMASAAEVAKLAGVSRSAVSRTFTPGASVSEQTREKVLAAAKTLNYHVNHLARSLSKDSSRPVCILGANLNAPFQASLLDILTQNLQRAGKAVMVINTAGGRESTNESLSQTLNYRAFATIVLSGTPDNEYVQTCIDSGQHVILINRGDQFAGADHFVIDYESIMADAHYLFSEAGCRQLAVISSTNQSPSLLARERFFIQAAEQHQHSCTLLRVGPTAYQTGVEAARQLLSGRKRPDGVFCVTDLIACGFMDVARQEFALTIPDDICVIGFDDIEQASWHSYQLTTFKQPLEEMAQAIVKRLIWLAEETPPPETYTFSARAQWRKSVRPKP from the coding sequence ATGCCCACGAAAGCTATGGCCAGCGCCGCCGAAGTGGCCAAACTTGCAGGCGTGTCGCGCTCTGCTGTTTCACGTACCTTTACGCCTGGGGCAAGTGTCTCAGAACAAACTCGCGAAAAGGTACTCGCTGCGGCAAAGACGCTTAATTATCACGTTAACCATCTCGCCCGCAGTCTCTCTAAAGACTCAAGTCGCCCAGTGTGTATTTTAGGTGCTAACTTAAATGCACCTTTTCAGGCGAGTCTTTTAGATATTCTGACCCAAAATCTGCAACGTGCAGGCAAAGCGGTGATGGTCATCAACACCGCAGGGGGACGTGAAAGCACCAATGAATCATTAAGTCAGACCCTCAACTATCGTGCGTTTGCTACTATCGTTCTCTCTGGCACTCCCGATAACGAGTATGTGCAAACTTGTATTGATAGCGGCCAGCATGTCATTTTGATCAACCGTGGTGATCAGTTCGCTGGTGCCGATCACTTTGTGATCGATTACGAGTCGATCATGGCAGATGCTCATTACTTATTTAGTGAAGCGGGATGCCGCCAATTGGCGGTAATTTCCTCGACCAATCAATCCCCGAGTCTACTCGCGCGTGAACGTTTTTTTATTCAGGCAGCCGAACAACATCAACACAGTTGCACCTTACTGAGAGTGGGACCAACGGCGTATCAAACCGGCGTGGAAGCCGCTCGCCAATTACTCTCCGGTCGTAAACGCCCTGATGGGGTCTTTTGTGTGACCGATTTGATTGCTTGTGGTTTTATGGATGTGGCAAGGCAGGAATTTGCCTTAACCATTCCTGACGACATTTGCGTTATTGGCTTCGATGATATTGAACAAGCCAGCTGGCACAGTTATCAGCTCACCACCTTCAAACAGCCTTTAGAAGAGATGGCTCAAGCGATTGTTAAGCGCTTAATTTGGCTAGCAGAAGAGACTCCTCCGCCAGAAACTTACACTTTCTCAGCGCGAGCTCAATGGCGCAAAAGCGTGCGCCCTAAACCTTAG
- a CDS encoding protein-tyrosine phosphatase family protein: MNSDMLDKPSPQFPRPPISLIESDIPHWHVNIYIGGSEGTANVTLLKELDIKIVLNCAVNLDIDWVNELDGKWSDTANAFGSGPVRYYKLGLIDGPGNSPEMLLAGYYLMRSALAQQIPHKPSYKNRELGNILVNCRGGRSRSVTIVALFLHLEIPEKYPTLDAAIAHIRDTRELPPDEWYETPKPELKSLAEQAVKMHNLLRAQQLI, from the coding sequence ATGAATTCTGATATGCTCGATAAACCTTCTCCACAATTTCCTCGTCCCCCGATCAGTTTGATTGAAAGTGACATTCCTCATTGGCACGTCAATATCTACATTGGTGGCTCGGAAGGCACTGCTAATGTCACGTTGCTGAAAGAACTGGATATTAAAATTGTGCTCAACTGCGCAGTGAATCTCGATATCGATTGGGTCAACGAGCTAGACGGAAAATGGAGTGACACGGCCAATGCATTTGGTTCTGGCCCGGTTCGCTATTACAAACTTGGCCTGATTGATGGGCCTGGAAATAGCCCTGAAATGCTACTGGCTGGCTATTACTTAATGCGCTCTGCTTTAGCTCAACAAATTCCGCATAAACCATCGTACAAGAACCGCGAACTAGGCAACATTTTGGTTAACTGCCGCGGGGGACGAAGCCGCTCAGTCACGATTGTCGCGCTATTTTTGCATCTCGAGATCCCCGAAAAATACCCGACACTGGATGCAGCCATTGCTCATATTCGTGATACCCGTGAGCTTCCCCCTGATGAGTGGTACGAGACACCAAAACCAGAGTTAAAATCACTGGCAGAACAAGCCGTTAAAATGCACAACTTACTGCGTGCACAGCAATTGATTTAA
- a CDS encoding inositol monophosphatase family protein: protein MNQALELREAALKTHIVKAGLLALSHFHQRSPEEFTLKDKQDFLTEADGLVEHYLNDVIHQQFPLDGIFGEETGGFDDQCEYLWVIDPIDGTANYARGIGHFCVSIAIVSEGETELGAIYNPATEELYIARKGQYARKNQRPIHVSQTHSLDSTSFELGWSKRVPQSRYLDVVKNLLDLGTNIRRGASGALALAWVAEGRTDGYAELHMNAWDCLAGLLLVREAGGYTGTYPENYTAIAQGGPIFAATPEVALALSQAVEIPIQFN, encoded by the coding sequence TTGAATCAAGCGTTAGAACTGCGTGAAGCCGCATTAAAAACTCACATTGTTAAAGCCGGATTACTGGCATTAAGTCATTTTCATCAGCGCTCGCCTGAAGAGTTTACGCTGAAAGACAAACAAGACTTTTTAACCGAAGCCGATGGCTTGGTCGAACATTACTTAAACGACGTTATCCACCAGCAATTTCCTCTCGACGGTATTTTTGGTGAAGAGACGGGCGGTTTTGATGACCAGTGCGAATACCTGTGGGTGATTGACCCAATTGACGGTACTGCAAACTATGCTCGCGGTATTGGCCACTTTTGTGTTTCCATCGCGATTGTCTCTGAGGGAGAAACTGAGCTGGGTGCTATTTATAACCCAGCGACAGAAGAGCTTTATATCGCCCGCAAAGGTCAATACGCCCGCAAAAATCAGCGTCCGATCCATGTGTCCCAGACCCATTCTCTCGATAGCACCTCATTTGAATTGGGCTGGTCAAAACGTGTACCACAAAGTCGTTATCTGGATGTGGTTAAAAATCTCCTCGATTTAGGCACCAATATCCGGCGCGGTGCTTCAGGCGCGCTTGCTCTGGCTTGGGTAGCAGAAGGCAGAACAGATGGCTACGCCGAACTGCACATGAACGCTTGGGACTGCCTTGCAGGTTTGCTTTTAGTACGTGAAGCGGGTGGCTACACAGGTACCTATCCTGAAAACTATACCGCCATTGCCCAAGGCGGACCTATCTTCGCTGCTACCCCAGAAGTTGCATTAGCACTTTCTCAAGCCGTTGAAATTCCGATTCAATTTAACTAA
- a CDS encoding ABC transporter substrate-binding protein: protein MKHSLTRHLVTLPLLLGGVSSAMAADSFDLQQLIHAAQQEAPITVYDSTGKILKQAKAFSEKYGVKAVGIKAKAPQILEIISREAQAGNVQADVAFLADAPAGTQQLLAKGYVYSWTPADLKSSIDASYQDPLTVVLAPNVWAYNTAQYSECPITNIWQLTEPKWRGKVAMQDPLSKPSYTDWFNQMATHYDKEVALAYQQEFGKPLQTDESSATAAFVQALAENGPLLTHSDSDAAQAIGAPDVKESFVGLISTAKFRDNKDGMKLGLCHGVKPFSGWSYPSLGLIAKGTHSPNSAKLFIHYMLTSEGIAPQAVDGKMSTNNQVDLPKNEPSGIANYRKEIMGYQTSTAQSDWQTRQDWQDLWNLSYHK from the coding sequence ATGAAACATTCGCTTACTCGCCACTTGGTTACTTTGCCACTGCTATTGGGTGGTGTTAGCTCCGCGATGGCGGCAGATTCATTTGATTTGCAGCAGCTGATCCATGCAGCGCAGCAAGAAGCACCCATTACGGTTTACGATTCCACTGGCAAAATTCTTAAGCAAGCCAAAGCATTTAGCGAAAAATATGGCGTTAAAGCGGTTGGAATCAAGGCTAAGGCACCACAGATTCTTGAAATCATCTCCCGTGAAGCACAGGCAGGCAATGTACAAGCCGACGTAGCTTTTCTTGCTGATGCGCCAGCGGGGACACAACAGCTGCTGGCAAAAGGGTATGTTTACAGTTGGACGCCTGCCGATCTAAAAAGCAGCATTGATGCCAGCTACCAAGACCCATTAACCGTGGTGCTCGCACCTAACGTGTGGGCTTATAACACGGCACAATACAGCGAATGCCCTATCACCAATATTTGGCAATTAACCGAGCCTAAATGGCGCGGCAAAGTAGCCATGCAAGACCCGCTAAGCAAACCGTCTTACACCGACTGGTTTAATCAAATGGCAACGCACTACGACAAAGAAGTCGCTCTTGCTTATCAACAAGAATTTGGCAAGCCACTGCAAACTGACGAAAGCTCGGCCACCGCTGCTTTTGTGCAAGCATTGGCAGAAAATGGTCCCCTTTTGACGCATTCTGATAGCGATGCTGCCCAAGCGATTGGCGCACCCGATGTCAAAGAGAGTTTCGTTGGGCTGATTAGTACGGCGAAGTTTCGTGATAACAAAGATGGCATGAAACTGGGCTTATGTCATGGGGTGAAGCCTTTCTCTGGCTGGAGCTACCCAAGTTTAGGTTTGATTGCTAAAGGCACCCATAGTCCAAATAGTGCCAAGCTCTTTATCCACTACATGCTGACCTCAGAAGGTATTGCTCCACAAGCAGTCGACGGCAAGATGTCGACCAATAATCAGGTGGATCTACCTAAAAATGAACCTTCTGGTATTGCCAATTATCGTAAAGAGATCATGGGGTACCAAACCTCTACCGCACAGAGCGATTGGCAAACTCGTCAAGATTGGCAAGACCTATGGAATTTGAGTTACCACAAGTAA
- a CDS encoding ABC transporter ATP-binding protein, with amino-acid sequence MPTITLSKLVKHYPGSQSAAVKGIDLTVQDGEFMCLLGPSGCGKTTMLRMIAGIESASGGSIQIGDQLVDSVSDAQFVPPEQRGIGLVFQSYALWPHMTVERNVDFGLRLQKVPPQEREQRCQEVMEKLRIAQYAKRYPSQLSGGQQQRVALARMLAVNPKVLLLDEPLSNLDAALRLEMRSELRRIHETFGTTIVFVSHDQWEAMTLATRIAVMSEGEIQQVGTPDEIYAQPANPFVAQFIGNPRINWLEPRTFCQSALGHYLAPLMVRQDNLVKLGVRPESIVINDDPTGFPATVTNIIPTGGSWVIELQSGDVTLTHSTQIKPRWALRQEVHCQLPLDALHGFDHQGKRLNLLPIQTSNQPTTAACSYSNAETSHRLSSERSSFSTLQL; translated from the coding sequence ATGCCAACGATTACCCTATCAAAACTCGTCAAGCACTACCCAGGTAGTCAAAGTGCCGCAGTCAAAGGCATTGATTTGACTGTGCAAGACGGTGAGTTTATGTGCTTACTTGGCCCATCGGGCTGTGGAAAAACCACCATGCTGCGCATGATCGCAGGAATTGAAAGCGCTTCAGGTGGCTCAATCCAAATTGGTGACCAACTGGTTGACTCCGTAAGTGATGCGCAATTTGTTCCACCAGAACAACGTGGTATTGGCTTGGTGTTCCAAAGCTATGCACTTTGGCCACATATGACCGTTGAGCGTAATGTGGATTTCGGTTTACGTCTGCAAAAAGTACCGCCGCAAGAGCGAGAACAGCGCTGCCAAGAAGTGATGGAAAAACTGCGAATTGCCCAATATGCCAAACGCTATCCATCCCAACTCTCTGGTGGTCAGCAGCAACGTGTCGCTCTGGCTCGCATGCTCGCCGTCAACCCCAAGGTTCTACTCCTGGATGAGCCTTTGTCGAATCTCGATGCAGCCTTACGCCTAGAGATGCGCTCTGAACTACGCCGCATTCATGAAACTTTCGGCACAACCATTGTGTTCGTCAGTCACGACCAATGGGAAGCCATGACGCTCGCAACACGTATAGCAGTAATGAGTGAAGGCGAGATTCAACAAGTTGGTACGCCAGATGAGATCTACGCTCAGCCAGCCAATCCATTTGTCGCTCAGTTTATCGGCAACCCACGCATCAATTGGCTCGAGCCGCGTACCTTTTGCCAAAGTGCATTAGGTCACTATCTAGCCCCTTTAATGGTGCGCCAAGACAACTTGGTTAAGCTGGGAGTTCGACCAGAGTCTATTGTCATCAACGATGATCCAACAGGCTTTCCTGCAACGGTGACCAATATTATCCCAACCGGAGGAAGCTGGGTGATTGAGCTGCAATCTGGTGATGTCACTTTAACTCACTCCACACAAATTAAACCCCGCTGGGCACTGCGCCAAGAGGTTCACTGCCAACTTCCTCTTGATGCTTTGCATGGCTTTGATCACCAAGGAAAGCGCTTAAATTTGCTCCCTATTCAAACCAGCAATCAGCCAACGACTGCCGCTTGCTCTTATTCAAATGCTGAAACGTCTCATCGTCTGTCGAGTGAACGCTCGTCCTTTTCGACGTTACAACTATAG